The genomic interval AGCGCGCTGGAGTTGCGTCCGAACCATGAATAACTAGGTTATACCACCAAGTGATATTACTTCCGGCTTCCGCCAGTACGCTCACCACGCATCCAGCAAAACCCTGTTCCGGCGAGCGAACGACAGTGAGAAAGGGGAGTCAGTCAGCGCGACGCGCTGACGTTGGACGAAAAAGCGCTCGCTGTGCTCGCGTCAGTCGAGGCTCATTCCCGCGTGCCAGCGGTCGACGCCTTCCTCTTCTTTCTTCTCGTCCATCTTCGCGAGGAGTTTCACGGCGAGGCTCGCGGTCTCGGACGCGCGGTACTCGCCCTCGGTTCGGAACTCGCCCGTAACGCGGTTCGCGTAGACGGAGCAGACCGCGCCCGCGCGGAGGCCGTAGACGTTCGCGATGGTGAGGATGGCGGACGCCTCCATCTCGATGTTCTTCACGTTCGCCGCTTCGAGTTCCGCGATGAGGTCTTCGCTCCCGGCCGCGCGATACCCGCCGAACCCGGGACGGCCCTGGCCCGTGTAGAAGCCGTCGGCGCTCATCGACACGCCGACGTGGTAGTCGTGGTCGAGGCGCTCCGCGGCCGCGACGAGCGCGCTCACGACCTCGTCGTGCGCGACCGCCGGATAGTCCTCGCGGACGTACTCGTCGCTCGTCCCCTCCTGGCGAACCGCGCCCGTGGAGATGACGAGGTCGCCCACGTCCATGTCCGCGGAGAGCGCGCCGCACGACCCGACGCGGATGAACGTGTCCGCGCCGACCCGCGCGAGCTCCTCCACCGCGATGGCCGCGGACGGACTCCCGATCCCCGTCGAGGTCACCGAGATGGGCGCGCCGTCGTACGTTCCGGTGAGCGTGCGGTACTCGCGGTGGTACGCCTTCTCCTCGTAGTCGTCCCAGAACTCCGAAATCTTCTCCACCCGCTCGGGGTCGCCGGGCAGGAGCACGGTATTCGCGACGTCTCCCTCCGCGAGTTCCACGTGGTACTGGACCTCCTCGTTCGGGTCCTCCGAATCACCGGGCATACCGACCGGTCGGCGGGCGGCGCACAAGGGTCTTCCCGTTCGATGCCGGAACGCCAAGGCGTCCGACTCGGCGAACGCTCAACCGCGACGGCTCAGTCGAGCATTCCCCGCGTGATGGTGTTCGGGATGAGGTCGCCGAGTTCGTAGACGCCGCCGTCGTCGCCGTCAACGGCGACCGGGAAGTCGTCGTCACAGAACTCCGCGAGCGTCTGCCGACACATCCCGCAGGGCGTCACGCCGTCGCGGGCGGCGGAGGAGACGGCGAGGCGCTCGAACGCCGTGTGGCCGTCCGCGACGGCCTGCGAGATGGCGACCTCCTCCGCGTGCATGCTGTTGCTGTAGTTCGCGTTCTCAATATTACAGCCCGTGTAGACGGTGCCGTCCGCGGTCTCGATGGCCGCCCCGACCTTGTACTCGGAGTAGGGAACGTACGCGTTCTCGTAGGCGTCGCGCGCGGCCCGCATCAAGTCGTCCATACGGGGCGGTCGCGCGCTGGCGGAAAAGGTGGTTCGCTTCTACCGGGAGTCCTCGCCGGAGTCGTAGTGCTCGCCGGCGGCCGCGGGGATGCGGGTGCGGCCGACGAACACGAGCACGACGATGACCGTCGCGTACGGAATCGTCTGCACGAGCTCCGACGGGATGGCGATACCAGCCTGCTGGAGGCCGATCTGGAGCGAGTCCAGCCCGGAGAACAGCAGGGTCGCGACGAGCGTCCCCAGGGGGTTGTAGTTCCCGAAGAGGTAGGTGGCGATGGCGATGAAGCCCTTGCCGTTCACCATCGTCGCGCCGCCCGCGGTGAACGCGCCGACGTGTCCGAGGGAGAGCGCCGCGCCCCCGATGCCGGCGAGCACGCCCGAAATGAGGACGCTCGCGTACCGGACGCGGTCGACGCTCACGCCCGCGGTGTCGAGCGCGCTCGGGTTCTCCCCGCTCGCCTCGACCCAGCGACCGAACTGGGTGCGGTTGAGCACGTACCAGCACGCGGGGACGGCGACGAACATCATGTAGACGATGATGTTCGCGGAGAACACAACGTCCCCGAAGTAGGGAATCGTGGAGAGCACGGGAATCGTGATGTCGCCGAGCGTGGACACCTGGACGTTCTTCGTGCCGAACAGCACGATGGACGCGAACGGCGCGATGCCGAGCGCGACCAGCCAGACGGCCAATCCGGCGATGATCTGGTCGGCTTCGAACTCGATGCAGACGACGGCGAACAACAACGCGAGCAGGGTGCTCGCGAGCACGCCGACGAGGAACGCCACCCAAATCGAAGGAATGGGGCCGACGCTCGTGCCGGTGCCGAGGAGTTTCGCGGCGGCGACGCCGGCGAACGCGGAGACGATGAGCAGGCCTTCGAGGCCGATGTTGATGACGCCGGACTTCTCCGCGAAGATGCCGCCGAGCGCGGCGAGCGTGATAGGGACGGCGAGGCGGAGCGCGGCCTCCGCGGTGCCGGTGTCGGTGACGAGGCCGAACAGGGAGTCCGGGAACGCGACGCCGAGCACGACGAGCGCGGCGAACACGCCGACCGCGGCGCGGAGCGCGTTACGCACGCTGCTCACCCCCGAGGCCGAGATAGCGCTTCCCGATGAGCCGGAAGAACTCCGGCATCGCGACGAACAGGATGATGAGGCCGCGGAGCACGTCCACGAGCTCCACCGGCACGTCCGTGGAGAAGTCCACGGCGATGGTTCCGGATTTCAGGACGCCGAAGAGGAACGCGGCCGCGCCGACCCCGATGGGGTTGTTCCCCGCGAGGATGCTGACGGTGATGCCGTCGAACCCGAGCGAGGGGAGGCCGGTGAGGAACCGTCCCTTCACCATCAGCACCCAGACCGCGCCGCCGACGCCGGCGAGCGCGCCCGAGAGCGCCATGCTCAGGACGGTGGTTCGCTTCGCGTCCACGCCGCTGTACGCGGCGGCCTGCTCCTGGAGGCCGCTGGTGCGGATGTCGTAGCCGAACGAGGTCTTCGCGAGCAAGTAGGCGACGCCCGTGATGAACGCGAGCGCGCCGACCAGCGCGACGAGGCTGAACGCGTCCCGCGCCTCGAACCCGATGAATGGGACGTTCGGTATCTTCGCCGCCGCCGGGATGACGGCAGTCTGCACGAGCTGACTCGACTCCGGCATGAGGAACGTGGAGACGAGGACGTACGCGACGTTCGACGCGATGAAGTTCAGCATGATGGTCGTGATGACTTCGTTCGCGCCACCGTACGCCTTCAGCGCGCCCGGAAGCGCGCCGTAGAGGCCGCCGGCGACCGCGCCCGCGAGCAGGCCGAGCGGCACGAGGAAGACGGTGCCGAGGACGCCGGACGGCGCGATTGCGCCCGCCCAGATGGTGGCGACTGCGGCGGCGAGCGCGCCGAACACGAGCTGGCCCTGCACACCGATGTTGAACAGGCCCGCGCGGAACGACACCGCGACGGCGAGGCCCGTGAAGACGAGGAGCGTGGTCTGCTGGAGCGCGATGGCGATGCGGTAGTTCGTCGGCGACCAGCCGCCCTGTTCGGGGTGGCCGAGCGCGCCGAGGAACAGCTCGGTGAAGACGTTGATGGGGTCGTAGCAGACGCCGACGCCGAGCACGCTGAACGCGGGGGACGCGCAGGTCGCGACGATGCCGGAGACGAACACGACGAGCGCGCCGACGAGGATGGAGAGCGCGAGCGCGGCGGCGCTCACCGCGATGCGCTCCTTCGCGGACGCGTCCACGAGCCGTTCGAGCGCCTGTCGGAACTTACTCATCGAACCCCTCCGGGTACTCGCCGGCCATCAGCAGGCCGAGTTCTTCCTCCGTCACGGTCTCCGGTTCGACGACGGCGACGAACTCGCCCTCGTACATCACCGCGAGGCGGTCGGAGAGGCTCCGCACCTCGTCGAGTTTCGAGGAGACGAGGAGGACGGCGTCCCCGCTCGCGCGGCGGTCGAGGAGTTCGTCGTGGATGAACTCGGTCGCGCCCACGTCCACGCCCCGCGTGGGGTGGGTGGCGACGACGACGCTCGGGTCGCGTTCGAGTTCGCGGCCGACGATGAACTTCTGCTGGTTCCCGCCCGAAAATGAGGCGGCGTCCGCGTCCGCGTCGGCGGGCCGCACGTCGTACGTGTCCACGATGTCCTCGGCGTGGTCGCGCGCGGTCCGCCAGTCGAGCACGCCCCGACTGGCGTACGGCGGGCCGTGTTGCGCGCCGAGGATGCCGTTCTCCACGAGGTCGAAGTCCATCACGAGGCCGCGCGCGTGGCGGTCTTCGGGGATGTAGGCGAGGCCGGCGTCGATGTGGTCGCGGCGGGACGCGGTCGTCACGTCCTCGTCGTGGAGGGTGACGGTGCCGGCGTCGGGTTCGCGGAGGCCCGTGATGGCTTCGACGAGTTCGGCCTGGCCGTTCCCGTCCACGCCCGCGATGCCGAGGATTTCGCCCTCCCTGAGTTCGAAGTCCACGTCGTTCACGCGCGCCACGCCGTCCGCGTCGGTGACGGTGACGCCGTCCGCGGCGAGCGACACCGCGCCCGGCGTCGCCTCCGACTTCTCCACCTCGAACAGCACGTCCCGGCCGACCATCCGCTCCGCGAGGTCTTCCCGGGTCGTATCGGTCGCGTCCACGGTTCCGACGTTCACGCCGTCCCGGAGGACGGTGATGTCGTCCGCGACGGCCATCGCCTCGCCGAGTTTGTGCGTGATGAACAGCACGGTCTTCCCCTCCGCGGTGAGTTCCTCGAACACCGCGAACAGGTCTTCGACCTCCTGCGGCGTGAGAACCGCGGGGGGTTCGTCGAGCACGAGCGTGTCCGCGCCCCGGTAGAGGGCTTTCAGAATCTCGACGCGCTGTTTCTCCCCGACGCTGATGTCCTCGACGCGGGCGTCCGGGTTCACGTCGAACCCGTAGCGCTCGGAGAGGTCGCGGACGGCCTCGCGGGCCGCCTCGGCGTCCGTCCGCAGGCCGAACCACGTCGTCGGTTCGTCCCCGAGCACGACGTTCTCCGCGACCGTCATCGTGTCCACGAGCATGAAGTGCTGGTGAATCATCCCGATGCCGGCGTCGATGGCGTCCCGCGGACTGTCGAACTCGCGGGCCGCGCCGTCGATTTCGATAGTGCCCTCGTCGGCGTCGTACAGGCCGTAGAGGACGTTCATCAGCGTCGTCTTCCCCGCGCCGTTCTCCCCGAGCAGGGCGTGAACCGACCCGGACTCGACGGAGAGCGACACGGCGTCGTTCGCGACGACGCCGGGGAACCGTTTGGTAACGTCCGTCAGCGTGATTGCGTCTGACATTAAAGCGGGGATGAGGGTGTTACTGGGGTTCCGAGGGGACGGTGATGTCGCCCGCGATAATCTGGTCTCGGGCGTCCGCGACGCTCGACTTCACGTCCTCGGGAATCTGGCCGCCTATCTGGTCGCCGTAGACGGCTTCGACGCCGTTGTCGCTCAGGCCGAAGGTCGCCTGCTCACCGCCCTGGAAGTTGTCGTTCACGACGCTCTCCACGGCGGTGTAGACCGCGGTGTCCACGCGCTTGACCATGCTCGCGAGGATGACGTTCGCGAAGGACTCCTGCGTGACGGACTGGTCTTTGTCCACGCCGATGGCGAACTTCCCCATGTCCTGTGCCGCGCGGAACACGCCGACGCCGGTCGCGCCCGAGGCGTGGTAGACGATGTCCGCGCCGTTGTTGTACATCGAGCGCGCCTGCTCCTGGCCCGCCGCGGGGTCGTTGAAGGAGCCGACGTAGGACGTGATGACCTCGATGGAGTCGTCGTGGTGGTGGACGCCCGCCTCGAAGCCCGCCTGGAACTTCTGGATGAGCGGCGTCTCCGTCCCGCCGACGAACCCGACGGTGTTCGTGTCAGCGGTCGTGTTGCCCGCGCCCGCGGAGAAGTCCCGCGTGGTGAGCATGCCCGCCATGTAGCCGACGAGGAACGACCCCTCGTGCTCGCGGAACCCGTAGCTCGCGACGTTCGACTCGTCCACGACGGAGTCCACGATGGCCCAGTTCTGGTCGGGGAACTCGGTGGCGTTCGTGGAGAGCGCGTCCGCCTGCGCGTACCCGATGCAGGCGACGAGGTCGAAGTCGCCGGACTGCGCGTACTGGCGCTGGGTCGGCTGGAAGTCCGAGTTCGTCTCGGTCTGGGACTCCTCGTACGTGATGTCGAGTTCGTCCGCGGCGCGCTGGATGCCGGTCTGCGCCTGGTCGTTGAACGACCCGTCACCGATGCCGCCCGTGGCGTACACGATGCCGATGTTCGCCGCGGCCTCGTCGCCCCCGCCGCCGCTCGAACAGCCCGCGAGGCCGGTGAGACCCGCGGCTCCGAGCGCACCTGAGAGTTTGAGGAACTGCCGCCGCCGTTCGTCGGTATCCACCATAATCGAGTACAGAAATACCGTGTACTCGCATAAATGCGTCGTTCGAATGCGGAACTTGTTCACATACGTGTGTACGATGTGTTATGTGTTCGCCACCGCGCCCTCCACGAGTTCCGTCACGTCACCCACCAGGGCGTCCACGTCGTCCGCTTCCGCGTACACTCGGACGTAGGGTTCGGTGCCGGACGGCCGGACGAGCGTCCACGACCCGTCCGGGAACTCCGCGCGCACGCCGTACTCGGTGTCGATGTCGGCGTCGGGGAACGCGTCCGGAATCGTGGTTTCGAGCGCGTCCATCGCGGCCGCCTTCCGCTCGTCCGGACAGTCCACGCTCACCTTCCGGTACGGGCGCTCCGTCACCGGGTCGCGCAGCGCGTCCAACCCCTCCGCGGCCGCGAGACGGGACAGGACGGCCGCGCTCGCCACGCCGTCTATCCAGCCGCCGAACCCGGGGTGGATGTGCTTCCACGGCTCCGCCGCGTACACCACGTCGCCGCCCGCGGCCTCCGCCGCCGCGATGCCCTCGTGGAGCGCGCCCAGTCGAACCCGCTCGACGCGACCGCCGGCCGCCCGGACGCGCTCGTCGATGCGCGCCGACGCGTTCGGCGTCGTCACCACCACGGGGTCGAGCGCGCCGCTCTCCCGGACGTAGCGCTCCGCCAGAATCGCCAGCACGGTGTCCTCGTGCACGACCTCGCCCGACTCGTCCACGACGACGATGCGGTCGGCGTCGCCGTCGTGCGCGATGCCGAACGCGCAGTCGGAGTCCGCGACGAAGTTCGTGAGGTCGCCGAGCGTCTCCGGCGTCGGCTTGCTCGGCCGCCCCGGGAAGTGGCCGTCCACGTTCGCGTTCAGCGCGACGACCTCCGCGCCGAGCGACTCAAGGACGTGCGGCGTCGCCACGCTCCCCATCCCGTTCCCGCAGTCCACGGCGACCCGGAGACCGTCGAGGCCCGCGCCGAACTCGCGGGCGTACGCCGCCACCGCCGTCCGGTAGTCGTCCAGCACGCCGACGTGTTCCGCCTCCCCCCACGCGTCCCACGCGGCCGGCGGTTCCTCCGCGGCGACCCGCTCCTCGATGACCGCCTCCTGGTCGGCGTCGTACTCGCTCGCGTCGTCGAACAGCTTGATGCCGTTGTCCTCCGGGGGGTTGTGCGACGCGGTGAGCATCACGCCGCGGCGGCCGCGCGACGCGAACGCCAGCGCCGGCGTCGGCACCACGCCCACCCGGCGCACGTCCGCGCCCGCGCTCCGCAGACCGGCGGCCATCGCGTCCGCGAGCGCGCCACCGGTCTCGCGGCCGTCCCGTCCGAGCACGAACTCGCCGCCGTCCGCGCCCGCGGCCCGTCCGACCGCGAGCGCCAACTCGGGCGTCACGCGCTCCGTCGCGCTCCCGCGAATCCCAGCCGTCCCGAACAAATCCATACCGGGGAGAACACGAGCGGACGGCTTTACGGCTACGGTCGAACGCCGCCTAGATCTCGATGCCGCTCGGGATGAGGCTGTGGCGGCGGAGGAGGTCGCCGTCCGTGTTGTAGACGAGGAAGGTGTCCTTCTCGTAGGTGGCGACGTGCTCGCCGCCGCGGTGGATGTGAACGCGGTAGCGCTTCTCCGTGTCCGAGACGCGGCCGTACTCGCGGGCGGCGCGGATGAACTGGAGGACGTCGTCGGCGTCCTCGTTGAGTTCGAGCACGAAGTCGCCCGTGAGGCGGTGGGTGACGGCGACCACGCCGGTCGCGTCCGAGTCGTCCACGTCGCCCTGCAGGCGGAACGCCACGTCGATTTCGTCGCCGGCGAGCAGGTCGCCGTCGGCGTCCGTGAGGCGGTCTTCGAGCGCGGCGCTCCCCGTGAAGTCGATGGTGACGGTGGGGCGCTCCGGGGGTGCGTCGTCGTCCTCGACCCAGTCGATGTCGGTCACGTCCAGGGTGAACTCCTGTCTCCTCATTTGCACTATGTCGTACGCTACGTGTTCACACGGCTTGAACGTGACGCCGAACCCGCCCGCGGGCGTCGACAGGATTTAAGCGCGGTGACGCCCAACCCTGAGTGAATGTCGAGTGAACTCTTCGACGGACTCTCCGACTCCCTCTCGACGCAAGCCGCCGACCTCAAGTGGCGTCTCCAGCGGCTCACGGACGTCCTGCGCGGCACGCACGTCTCCGTCGAAGACTACCGCCCGAGCGAACACGACCCCCTCGTGGACTTCGACGGCATCGACGGCTTCGAGGAGGTCGAACGCTACTGGGTGAACGCGCCCTACGCCTTCATCAGCATCAACTACAACGACGACGACAACGAACACCGGTACGCCGTCGTCGAACCCAGCCTCGACGACTTCGAACGCGACCTCCTCGACCAGTTGTTCGAGGACATCCGCGACACCCTCATCTTCAGCGCGCGCTACGACGCCGACGACCCCGAACACGTCCTC from Salarchaeum japonicum carries:
- a CDS encoding nucleoside phosphorylase codes for the protein MPGDSEDPNEEVQYHVELAEGDVANTVLLPGDPERVEKISEFWDDYEEKAYHREYRTLTGTYDGAPISVTSTGIGSPSAAIAVEELARVGADTFIRVGSCGALSADMDVGDLVISTGAVRQEGTSDEYVREDYPAVAHDEVVSALVAAAERLDHDYHVGVSMSADGFYTGQGRPGFGGYRAAGSEDLIAELEAANVKNIEMEASAILTIANVYGLRAGAVCSVYANRVTGEFRTEGEYRASETASLAVKLLAKMDEKKEEEGVDRWHAGMSLD
- the cdd gene encoding cytidine deaminase, which gives rise to MDDLMRAARDAYENAYVPYSEYKVGAAIETADGTVYTGCNIENANYSNSMHAEEVAISQAVADGHTAFERLAVSSAARDGVTPCGMCRQTLAEFCDDDFPVAVDGDDGGVYELGDLIPNTITRGMLD
- a CDS encoding ABC transporter permease, yielding MSSVRNALRAAVGVFAALVVLGVAFPDSLFGLVTDTGTAEAALRLAVPITLAALGGIFAEKSGVINIGLEGLLIVSAFAGVAAAKLLGTGTSVGPIPSIWVAFLVGVLASTLLALLFAVVCIEFEADQIIAGLAVWLVALGIAPFASIVLFGTKNVQVSTLGDITIPVLSTIPYFGDVVFSANIIVYMMFVAVPACWYVLNRTQFGRWVEASGENPSALDTAGVSVDRVRYASVLISGVLAGIGGAALSLGHVGAFTAGGATMVNGKGFIAIATYLFGNYNPLGTLVATLLFSGLDSLQIGLQQAGIAIPSELVQTIPYATVIVVLVFVGRTRIPAAAGEHYDSGEDSR
- a CDS encoding ABC transporter permease, with product MSKFRQALERLVDASAKERIAVSAAALALSILVGALVVFVSGIVATCASPAFSVLGVGVCYDPINVFTELFLGALGHPEQGGWSPTNYRIAIALQQTTLLVFTGLAVAVSFRAGLFNIGVQGQLVFGALAAAVATIWAGAIAPSGVLGTVFLVPLGLLAGAVAGGLYGALPGALKAYGGANEVITTIMLNFIASNVAYVLVSTFLMPESSQLVQTAVIPAAAKIPNVPFIGFEARDAFSLVALVGALAFITGVAYLLAKTSFGYDIRTSGLQEQAAAYSGVDAKRTTVLSMALSGALAGVGGAVWVLMVKGRFLTGLPSLGFDGITVSILAGNNPIGVGAAAFLFGVLKSGTIAVDFSTDVPVELVDVLRGLIILFVAMPEFFRLIGKRYLGLGGEQRA
- a CDS encoding ABC transporter ATP-binding protein — protein: MSDAITLTDVTKRFPGVVANDAVSLSVESGSVHALLGENGAGKTTLMNVLYGLYDADEGTIEIDGAAREFDSPRDAIDAGIGMIHQHFMLVDTMTVAENVVLGDEPTTWFGLRTDAEAAREAVRDLSERYGFDVNPDARVEDISVGEKQRVEILKALYRGADTLVLDEPPAVLTPQEVEDLFAVFEELTAEGKTVLFITHKLGEAMAVADDITVLRDGVNVGTVDATDTTREDLAERMVGRDVLFEVEKSEATPGAVSLAADGVTVTDADGVARVNDVDFELREGEILGIAGVDGNGQAELVEAITGLREPDAGTVTLHDEDVTTASRRDHIDAGLAYIPEDRHARGLVMDFDLVENGILGAQHGPPYASRGVLDWRTARDHAEDIVDTYDVRPADADADAASFSGGNQQKFIVGRELERDPSVVVATHPTRGVDVGATEFIHDELLDRRASGDAVLLVSSKLDEVRSLSDRLAVMYEGEFVAVVEPETVTEEELGLLMAGEYPEGFDE
- a CDS encoding BMP family lipoprotein; amino-acid sequence: MVDTDERRRQFLKLSGALGAAGLTGLAGCSSGGGGDEAAANIGIVYATGGIGDGSFNDQAQTGIQRAADELDITYEESQTETNSDFQPTQRQYAQSGDFDLVACIGYAQADALSTNATEFPDQNWAIVDSVVDESNVASYGFREHEGSFLVGYMAGMLTTRDFSAGAGNTTADTNTVGFVGGTETPLIQKFQAGFEAGVHHHDDSIEVITSYVGSFNDPAAGQEQARSMYNNGADIVYHASGATGVGVFRAAQDMGKFAIGVDKDQSVTQESFANVILASMVKRVDTAVYTAVESVVNDNFQGGEQATFGLSDNGVEAVYGDQIGGQIPEDVKSSVADARDQIIAGDITVPSEPQ
- a CDS encoding phosphopentomutase/phosphoglucosamine mutase → MDLFGTAGIRGSATERVTPELALAVGRAAGADGGEFVLGRDGRETGGALADAMAAGLRSAGADVRRVGVVPTPALAFASRGRRGVMLTASHNPPEDNGIKLFDDASEYDADQEAVIEERVAAEEPPAAWDAWGEAEHVGVLDDYRTAVAAYAREFGAGLDGLRVAVDCGNGMGSVATPHVLESLGAEVVALNANVDGHFPGRPSKPTPETLGDLTNFVADSDCAFGIAHDGDADRIVVVDESGEVVHEDTVLAILAERYVRESGALDPVVVTTPNASARIDERVRAAGGRVERVRLGALHEGIAAAEAAGGDVVYAAEPWKHIHPGFGGWIDGVASAAVLSRLAAAEGLDALRDPVTERPYRKVSVDCPDERKAAAMDALETTIPDAFPDADIDTEYGVRAEFPDGSWTLVRPSGTEPYVRVYAEADDVDALVGDVTELVEGAVANT
- a CDS encoding DUF5793 family protein; the encoded protein is MRRQEFTLDVTDIDWVEDDDAPPERPTVTIDFTGSAALEDRLTDADGDLLAGDEIDVAFRLQGDVDDSDATGVVAVTHRLTGDFVLELNEDADDVLQFIRAAREYGRVSDTEKRYRVHIHRGGEHVATYEKDTFLVYNTDGDLLRRHSLIPSGIEI